In a single window of the Streptomyces cinnabarinus genome:
- a CDS encoding acyl-CoA carboxylase subunit beta produces the protein MTVLEETTGEPTDARGRVAELHEIRAQALAGPSEKATAAQHAKGKLTARERIELLLDPGTFQEVEQLRRHRAQGFGLEAKKPYTDGVITGWGTVEGRTVFVYAHDFRIFGGALGEAHATKIHKIMDMAIAAGAPLVSLNDGAGARIQEGVSALAGYGGIFQRNTKASGVIPQISVMLGPCAGGAAYSPALTDFVFMVRETSQMFITGPDVVKAVTGEEITQNGLGGADVHAETSGVCHFAYDDEETCIAEVRYLLSLLPQNNRENPPRVESSDAADRRGDVLLDLVPADGNRPYDMAKVIEEIVDDGDYLEVHERWARNIICALARLDGQVVGIVANQPQSLAGVLDIEASEKAARFVQMCDAFNIPILTLLDVPGFLPGVDQEHGGIIRHGAKLLYAYCNATVPRISLILRKAYGGAYIVMDSQSIGADLTYAWPTNEIAVMGADGAANVIFRRQIAEAEDPEAMRARMVKEYKSELMHPYYAAERGLVDDVIDPAETREVLIRSLAMLQSKHADLPSRKHGNPPQ, from the coding sequence CAGCGAGAAGGCGACCGCGGCGCAGCACGCCAAGGGCAAGCTGACCGCCCGGGAGCGGATCGAGCTGCTGCTCGACCCGGGCACCTTCCAGGAGGTCGAGCAGCTCCGTCGGCACCGCGCCCAGGGCTTCGGCCTGGAGGCCAAGAAGCCGTACACCGACGGTGTCATCACCGGCTGGGGCACGGTGGAGGGCCGCACGGTCTTCGTCTACGCCCATGACTTCCGCATCTTCGGCGGCGCGCTGGGCGAGGCCCACGCCACGAAGATCCACAAGATCATGGACATGGCCATCGCGGCGGGCGCTCCGCTGGTGTCGCTCAACGACGGCGCGGGTGCCCGTATCCAGGAGGGCGTCTCGGCGCTCGCCGGTTACGGCGGCATCTTCCAGCGCAACACCAAGGCGTCGGGCGTCATCCCGCAGATCAGCGTCATGCTCGGCCCCTGCGCGGGCGGCGCGGCGTACAGCCCCGCCCTCACGGACTTCGTCTTCATGGTCCGCGAGACCTCGCAGATGTTCATCACCGGACCGGACGTGGTCAAGGCGGTGACGGGCGAGGAGATCACCCAGAACGGCCTGGGCGGCGCGGACGTGCACGCCGAGACCTCGGGCGTCTGTCACTTCGCCTACGACGACGAGGAGACGTGCATCGCCGAGGTGCGCTACCTCCTCTCCCTGCTCCCGCAGAACAACCGTGAGAACCCGCCGCGGGTGGAGTCCTCGGACGCCGCCGACCGCCGCGGTGACGTGCTCCTCGACCTGGTCCCGGCGGACGGCAACCGTCCGTACGACATGGCCAAGGTCATCGAGGAGATCGTCGACGACGGCGACTATCTGGAGGTCCACGAGCGCTGGGCGCGGAACATCATCTGCGCGCTGGCCCGGCTGGACGGCCAGGTCGTCGGCATCGTCGCCAACCAGCCGCAGAGCCTGGCGGGCGTCCTGGACATCGAGGCCTCGGAGAAGGCGGCTCGTTTCGTCCAGATGTGCGACGCCTTCAACATCCCGATCCTCACCCTTTTGGACGTACCCGGCTTTCTGCCTGGTGTAGACCAGGAGCACGGTGGAATCATCCGCCACGGCGCGAAGCTGCTGTACGCCTACTGCAACGCGACCGTCCCGCGGATCTCGCTGATCCTGCGCAAGGCGTACGGAGGTGCCTACATCGTCATGGACAGCCAGTCCATCGGCGCGGACCTCACCTACGCGTGGCCGACGAACGAGATCGCCGTGATGGGCGCCGACGGTGCCGCCAACGTCATCTTCCGGCGACAGATCGCCGAGGCCGAGGACCCCGAGGCCATGCGGGCCCGCATGGTCAAGGAGTACAAGTCCGAGCTCATGCACCCCTACTACGCCGCCGAGCGCGGTCTGGTGGACGACGTGATCGACCCGGCGGAGACCCGCGAGGTACTGATCCGGTCCCTGGCGATGCTCCAGTCGAAGCACGCCGACCTCCCCTCCCGCAAGCACGGCAACCCCCCGCAGTAA
- a CDS encoding acyl-CoA carboxylase subunit epsilon, giving the protein MNLPDIRVEKGHAEPEEVAAITAILLARAAAQPTPPAHRGRAKAGWRRLEREPGFRAPHSWR; this is encoded by the coding sequence ATGAACCTCCCTGACATTCGCGTCGAGAAGGGCCACGCCGAGCCCGAGGAAGTCGCCGCCATCACGGCCATCCTGCTGGCCCGCGCGGCCGCCCAGCCGACGCCTCCGGCCCACCGCGGCCGCGCCAAGGCCGGCTGGCGCCGTCTGGAGCGCGAGCCGGGCTTCCGGGCCCCGCACAGCTGGCGCTGA
- a CDS encoding GTP-binding protein — MDFASSSGGPSRSTTSAKIVVAGGFGVGKTTFVGAVSEINPLRTEAVMTSASAGIDDLTHTGDKTTTTVAMDFGRITLDQDLILYLFGTPGQDRFWFMWDDLVRGAIGAVVLVDTRRLADCFPAVDYFENSGLPFVIALNGFDGSQPYNPDEVREALQIGPDTPIITTDARHRADAKSTLITLVEHALMARLR, encoded by the coding sequence GTGGACTTCGCAAGCTCTAGCGGCGGTCCTTCCCGCTCCACCACCTCCGCGAAGATCGTGGTGGCGGGCGGCTTCGGCGTGGGCAAGACCACGTTCGTCGGCGCCGTCTCGGAGATCAACCCGCTGCGCACAGAGGCCGTGATGACGTCTGCTTCGGCGGGCATCGACGACCTCACCCACACCGGAGACAAGACGACCACCACGGTCGCCATGGACTTCGGACGTATCACCCTGGACCAGGACCTGATCCTGTACCTCTTCGGTACGCCCGGCCAGGACCGCTTCTGGTTCATGTGGGACGACCTGGTGCGCGGCGCCATCGGCGCCGTCGTGCTCGTCGACACCCGGAGGCTCGCCGACTGCTTCCCGGCCGTCGACTACTTCGAGAACAGCGGCCTGCCGTTCGTGATCGCGCTGAACGGGTTCGACGGGAGCCAGCCGTACAACCCGGACGAGGTCCGTGAGGCTCTGCAGATCGGTCCCGACACCCCGATCATCACGACGGACGCCCGGCACCGGGCGGACGCGAAGTCGACGCTGATCACTCTCGTCGAGCACGCGCTGATGGCTCGCTTGCGGTAG
- a CDS encoding DUF742 domain-containing protein encodes MATPPDGSSSGNWSYGPAQGQNDGSQNRYNFPSAPSQQRRQQPYAPQGPQGPGPYDQPQAPRIQPVQPHRRAPEPAPAGASNNPLVRPYAMTGGRTRPRYQLAIEALVHTTAQPHQMQGQLPEHQRICNLCREIKSVAEISALLTIPLGVARILVADLAEAGLVAIHQPGGDENAGGQPDVTLLERVLSGLRKL; translated from the coding sequence GTGGCAACACCCCCAGACGGTTCGTCATCGGGCAATTGGTCGTACGGCCCTGCCCAGGGCCAGAACGACGGTTCCCAGAACCGGTACAACTTCCCCTCCGCGCCGAGCCAGCAGCGGCGCCAGCAGCCGTACGCCCCGCAGGGCCCGCAGGGTCCAGGACCGTACGACCAGCCGCAGGCGCCGCGCATCCAGCCGGTGCAGCCGCACCGACGCGCCCCTGAGCCGGCGCCCGCCGGGGCGTCGAACAACCCCCTGGTGCGCCCGTACGCCATGACGGGCGGCCGCACCAGGCCGCGCTACCAGCTCGCCATCGAGGCGCTGGTGCACACCACCGCGCAGCCGCACCAGATGCAGGGCCAGCTGCCCGAGCATCAGCGGATCTGCAACCTCTGCCGGGAGATCAAGTCGGTGGCCGAGATCTCGGCCCTGCTCACGATTCCTCTCGGCGTGGCCAGGATCCTCGTCGCCGACTTGGCGGAGGCGGGCCTGGTCGCCATTCACCAGCCGGGCGGCGACGAGAACGCCGGCGGCCAGCCAGATGTGACACTGCTCGAAAGGGTGCTCAGTGGACTTCGCAAGCTCTAG
- a CDS encoding roadblock/LC7 domain-containing protein — MSQAAQNLNWLITNFVDNTPGVSHTVVVSADGLLLAMSEGFPRDRADQLAAVASGLTSLTAGASRIFEGGSVNQTVVEMERGFLFIMSISDGSSLAVLAHPEADIGLIGYEMALLVDRAGTVLTPDLRAELQGSLLN, encoded by the coding sequence ATGAGCCAGGCGGCACAGAACCTGAACTGGTTGATCACCAACTTCGTGGACAACACCCCCGGGGTGTCGCACACGGTGGTGGTCTCCGCCGACGGACTCCTTCTGGCGATGTCCGAAGGCTTTCCGCGCGACCGCGCCGACCAGCTTGCTGCGGTCGCCTCCGGTCTGACCTCGCTGACCGCCGGTGCCTCGCGCATCTTCGAGGGCGGCAGTGTGAACCAGACGGTTGTGGAGATGGAGCGGGGATTCCTCTTCATCATGTCCATCTCCGACGGTTCGTCGCTCGCGGTACTTGCACACCCGGAGGCGGACATCGGCCTCATTGGGTACGAGATGGCCCTTCTGGTGGACCGTGCCGGTACGGTCCTGACGCCGGATCTGCGTGCGGAGCTCCAAGGGAGCCTTCTCAACTAA